GCGGCAGGCGGCACCGGATATGTCATCGAATATCGCGGATCCGTGTTCGAGCAGATGAGCGTCGAGCAACGCCTGACCGTGTGCAATATGAGCATCGAGGCAGGCGCGCGCGCCGGCCTGATCGCTCCCGACGACACCGTTTTCAATTACCTCAAGGGTCGGCCCTACGCGCCCAGGGGCGAGGACTGGGACGCGGCGGTTGCCTATTGGCGCACGCTCCGGACCGATCCGGGTGCGCAGTTCGACAAGTCGGTGGTGATCGATGCGGGCGATGTCCAGCCAACCGTTACCTGGGGCACTAGTCCTGAAGACGTGGTGCCCATCGGTGGTACGGTCCCCTCGCCCGATAGTTTTGCTGACGAGAGCAAACGCGCCGCTGCTGAAAAGAGCCTCGAATACATGGGCCTTAATCCCGGCACCAAGATGACCGAGGTGCCGGTCGAGAATATTTTCATCGGCAGCTGCACCAACAGCCGGATCGAGGACCTCCGTTCTGCCGCCGCCGTGCTCAAGGGGCGCAAGAAGGCGGAGAATGTACGCTGGGCGATCGTCGTACCCGGATCCGGTCTTGTGAAGCGGCAGGCAGAAGAAGAGGGGCTCGACAAGATCTTCCTCGATGCGGGCTTCGAATGGCGCGAGCCGGGATGCTCGGCGTGCCTCGGCATGAACCCCGACAAGGTGCCCCCCGGCGAACGCTGCGCCTCGACCTCGAACCGTAATTTCGTCGGTCGGCAGGGACCGGGCGCGCGCACCCATCTGGTATCACCCGCAATGGCCGCAGCCGCTGCCGTGACCGGTAGGTTGACTGACGTTCGGGACTTGTCGCCGTGAAAGGCAGCTGTCTATGCGGGGCAGTCGTCATAAATCTGCCAACACGCCCTACCTCGGTCACATTTTGCGATTGCAACCTCTGCCGCAAGTCGGGGGCGGTCTGGAGCTATTTCGCTCGGGGTACGATCACCGTTTCCGGGGCAACAAAGAGATACTTGCGCCAAGACATGCCGAACCCGATTGTTGAAGTCCATTCATGTGCCGAATGCAGCGCAACCACGCATTGGGTTGCGACCGAAACCTCGGGCATCGATCGCATGGGGGCTAATATGCGCCTATTCGATCCCACGGAGACCGAGGGGATAGAGGCACGGTTCATGGATGGTGTGGGTTGGGACGGAGTGTCCGAAACGACTGAAAAACGGCCTCGCGGGACAATCGGCGTCGATGTGTTGATTGCCTGATTGC
The Erythrobacter sp. THAF29 DNA segment above includes these coding regions:
- the leuC gene encoding 3-isopropylmalate dehydratase large subunit, with amino-acid sequence MASRPRTLYEKIWDDHVVETRDDGTSLVYIDRHLVHEVTSPQAFEALRISGRKVRRPELTLAVPDHNLPTTPRIGADGTRLPIADPQSAAQLAALEKNAPEFGIRYIDATAAEQGIVHVVGPEQGFSLPGTTIVCGDSHTACHGGLGALAFGIGTSEVEHVLATQTLLLKRSKTMEIRVEGDLGPGVTAKDLILHIIGEIGAAGGTGYVIEYRGSVFEQMSVEQRLTVCNMSIEAGARAGLIAPDDTVFNYLKGRPYAPRGEDWDAAVAYWRTLRTDPGAQFDKSVVIDAGDVQPTVTWGTSPEDVVPIGGTVPSPDSFADESKRAAAEKSLEYMGLNPGTKMTEVPVENIFIGSCTNSRIEDLRSAAAVLKGRKKAENVRWAIVVPGSGLVKRQAEEEGLDKIFLDAGFEWREPGCSACLGMNPDKVPPGERCASTSNRNFVGRQGPGARTHLVSPAMAAAAAVTGRLTDVRDLSP